The following coding sequences lie in one Saccopteryx bilineata isolate mSacBil1 chromosome X, mSacBil1_pri_phased_curated, whole genome shotgun sequence genomic window:
- the RIBC1 gene encoding RIB43A-like with coiled-coils protein 1 isoform X1 has protein sequence MFHLNQPADPKEMAAIEARRNREKERQKRFFDVRTRVMGVDVEALDRQVEERKLREATEKSKEAVYGTNQLKYDVVAQMLEREEAERARRLSRKVQDFREQKQQLKHGHDFDLWEQNHLWNEFPAHPGNNNPYCGPSSLQCFSEEYLDRAACLRMEQERFRYSLEKQMQEKQQARAEEMHADELSNQLRLAADMQAAQMARLEESCRKAIKCAIANANRAKAAEVAERKRRERQWEQEANISEIQEQIKSDLLTENPQASQSSVDPHRVQPQCWKGMTPEQRTAINKAQEAQRHEKKAQRQAEQELDAKWGSQAISLAQATMELEEQERELCAEFQRGLGSFNQELANEQSTHQNYLNSMIYTNQPTTQYHLQFNTSSR, from the exons ATGTTTCACCTAAACCAGCCAGCGGATCCCAAGGAGATGGCAGCCATTGAGGctagaagaaatagagaaaaggagCGGCAGAAACGATTCTTTGATGTGCGGACCCGAGTTATGGGG GTGGATGTTGAAGCTTTGGACAGGCAGGTGGAAGAGCGGAAGCTTCGGGAGGCAACAGAGAAGAGCAAGGAGGCAGTTTATG GTACCAACCAACTGAAGTATGATGTGGTAGCCCAGATGCTAGAGAGGGAAGAGGCAGAACGGGCACGTCGGCTGTCCAGAAAAGTCCAGGATTTTCGGGAGCAGAAGCAACAGCTCAAGCATGGTCATGATTTTGACCTTTGGGAGCAAAACCATCTGTGGAATGAGTTTCCAGCCCATCCTGGGAACAATAATCCCTACTGTGGCCCATCCAGCCTGCAGTGCTTCTCCGAGGAGTACCTGGACCGGGCCGCATGCCTGAGAATGGAACAGGAGCGGTTTAGGTACAGCCTGGAgaagcaaatgcaggagaaacagCAAGCCAGGGCTGAAGAGATGCATGCAG ATGAGCTCAGCAACCAGCTGCGCCTAGCAGCGGACATGCAGGCTGCCCAGATGGCCAGGCTGGAGGAGTCCTGTCGCAAAGCCATCAAGTGTGCCATAGCCAATGCCAACAGAGCCAAG GCAGCTGAGGTAGCCGAGAGAAAGCGCCGAGAACGTCAGTGGGAACAGGAGGCAAACATCAGTGAGATCCAGGAGCAGATCAAGAGTGACCTACTGACTGAGAATCCTCAGGCTTCCCAAAGCTCTGTGGATCCCCACCGGGTCCAGCCCCAGTGCTGGAAGGGCATGACTCCAGAGCAGCGAACTGCCATCAACAAAGCCCAGGAAGCACAACGTCATGAAAAGAAGGCACAGCGCCAGGCCGAACAAGAACTAGATGCCAAATGGGGAAGCCAGGCCATAAGCCTGGCCCAAGCAACTATGGAGCTAGAAGAACAGGAGAGGGAACTGTGTGCTGAATTTCAGAGAGGGCTGGGCTCCTTCAACCAGGAGCTGGCTAATGAGCAAAGCACCCA CCAGAATTACCTGAATTCAATGATCTACACCAATCAGCCTACAACCCAATATCACCTACAGTTCAACACTAGCAGCCGCTGA
- the RIBC1 gene encoding RIB43A-like with coiled-coils protein 1 isoform X2 → MFHLNQPADPKEMAAIEARRNREKERQKRFFDVRTRVMGVDVEALDRQVEERKLREATEKSKEAVYGTNQLKYDVVAQMLEREEAERARRLSRKVQDFREQKQQLKHGHDFDLWEQNHLWNEFPAHPGNNNPYCGPSSLQCFSEEYLDRAACLRMEQERFRYSLEKQMQEKQQARAEEMHAARIT, encoded by the exons ATGTTTCACCTAAACCAGCCAGCGGATCCCAAGGAGATGGCAGCCATTGAGGctagaagaaatagagaaaaggagCGGCAGAAACGATTCTTTGATGTGCGGACCCGAGTTATGGGG GTGGATGTTGAAGCTTTGGACAGGCAGGTGGAAGAGCGGAAGCTTCGGGAGGCAACAGAGAAGAGCAAGGAGGCAGTTTATG GTACCAACCAACTGAAGTATGATGTGGTAGCCCAGATGCTAGAGAGGGAAGAGGCAGAACGGGCACGTCGGCTGTCCAGAAAAGTCCAGGATTTTCGGGAGCAGAAGCAACAGCTCAAGCATGGTCATGATTTTGACCTTTGGGAGCAAAACCATCTGTGGAATGAGTTTCCAGCCCATCCTGGGAACAATAATCCCTACTGTGGCCCATCCAGCCTGCAGTGCTTCTCCGAGGAGTACCTGGACCGGGCCGCATGCCTGAGAATGGAACAGGAGCGGTTTAGGTACAGCCTGGAgaagcaaatgcaggagaaacagCAAGCCAGGGCTGAAGAGATGCATGCAG CCAGAATTACCTGA
- the HSD17B10 gene encoding 3-hydroxyacyl-CoA dehydrogenase type-2 yields the protein MAAVCRSVKGLVAIVTGGSSGLGLATAERLVGHGASAVLLDLPSSQGEAQAKKLGKNCAFAPADVTSEKDVQGALTLAKEKFGRVDVAVNCAGIAVATKTYNLKKKQAHTLEDFQRVINVNLIGTFNVIRLVAGEMGQNEPDQGGHRGVIINTASVAAFEGQVGQAAYSASKGGIVGMTLPIARDLAPMGIRVMTIAPGLFGTPLLTSLPEKVRNFLASQVPFPSRLGDPAEYAHLVQFIVENPFINGEVIRLDGAIRMQP from the exons ATGGCTGCGGTGTGTCGGAGCGTTAAG GGCCTGGTCGCCATAGTAACCGGAGGCTCCTCGGGCCtaggcctggccacagcagagcggCTGGTGGGACACGGGGCTTCTGCTGTTCTTCTGGACCTGCCCAGCTCGCAGGGAGAGGCCCAGGCCAAGAAGTTGGGGAAGAACTGCGCCTTCGCCCCAGCTGAT GTGACCTCAGAGAAGGACGTGCAAGGAGCCCTCACTCTAGCAAAAGAAAAGTTTGGCCGTGTGGACGTGGCAGTCAATTGTGCAGGCATTGCAGTGGCCACCAAGACATACAACTTAAAGAAGAAGCAGGCCCATACCTTGGAGGACTTCCAGCGAGTTATCAAT GTGAATCTAATAGGCACCTTCAATGTGATCCGCCTTGTGGCTGGTGAGATGGGCCAGAATGAACCAGACCAGGGAGGCCACCGTGGAGTTATCATCAACACCGCCAGTGTGGCTGCATTTGAGGGCCAG GTGGGACAAGCTGCATACTCTGCTTCCAAGGGGGGCATAGTGGGCATGACACTGCCCATTGCTCGAGATCTGGCTCCCATGGGCATCCGGGTGATGACCATTGCTCCAG GCCTATTTGGCACCCCACTGCTGACTAGCCTCCCAGAGAAAGTGCGCAACTTCCTGGCCAGCCAGGTGCCCTTCCCCAGCCGACTGGGCGACCCTGCTGAATATGCTCATCTGGTACAGTTCATCGTCGAGAATCCATTCATCAATGGAGAGGTCATCCGGCTGGATGGGGCCATCCGCATGCAGCCttga